TAATTTATCATTGTACTGTTTGATTACTTCACTAGAAAATAGTTAATTTGTTGGCATTAATTGTGGAAAATATGATTCATACACAATAAAAATGCTCATTTAATAGTTTAAATAACTCACTCTGTTTCGACAAGCTTTTTCTTCAATATTAAACACGATTGTTTTAATCTGTCTACATCAGGAGCATTCTCCTACAATGAAATAAATAAGTTTGTAATCAAACCTTAGTTttgtaaaataattaattagcAATTAAAATACAAATATGCATCTGTCATAATAAAATGCATTACTGACTTCGCAAAGGATTACGTTTGATTACGTTACATCTGCATTAGCTTTATATAAAATTTTTATTGAACATTAAGACAGTATGAAGTTCGTACACAGCATAACCTTCAAATAACCTAAACGctcgacattattaaatttgaTGAAAAGAAAAAGCTTTTAAACATATAATACTCACGTGTGTGATATTATTTGCGTGCAtgtttagaaaattattatCCATACTGTCTAAGATGACAATTAGTATTATCTGTCCTAAAATTGTTTGTATTTCTGAATGCCGCGCGATGAACCACGTTTATGCGGCATTCGTTTTGATGTTTAAGTTTTATATAGGGACTTTAGTGTCCAGACAAAAAATTACTAGGCGAGCGAAATATTATTTGTTTTTGCACGCTACGAGAGCTACGTCATTTACTTGTGCTACGAGGCACCGAGCAAAAGTGTTGTGTTTGTGTACATGCATAAATGAAGCTTACTTGTTATAAAGTTTTTATAACAACTTGGAATCGATACGTTCTGGTAAGTATCAATTTTAAAGCTACATATGTTTAAACGTTTATAATTGTTATATTACTGTAGTAACTACACATACGAACTGTCAAATTGACTGTTCCTAACCTTTCTCTGTTTAGGTTAATCTCTTGCGATATTTATCAGTGGTATATGCGGTACATTAAGTAGATTCAGCAGATTATAAATtatgtaaattaaaaaatttacatATATATTTGTATGTGATATATCCACGAAAAGAACTTCTGTAATTTTATAAACCAATCATGGGAAGCGAAGGGGTAGAAATGGATCAATCTTTAGCGAAAAGACTTTTAGTAGAAGGTGCCACATTAGTTATACTTAATGTTCCTTGTGGCACAGAATTTGGAATCGATTTAAAATCGTGGAATGCAGCCGATAAATTCAAAGGCATCAAAATGATTCCACCAGGATTTCATTATGTACATTATAGGTAGATTTAGTGTAGTTTATGCTTTTTCCATTCGTTGTATAATATCtatacatttatatttttgAAGTGCTGTAGATGAATTTGGGGAAACAGCACCTAAAATTGGTTTTTTTCATACATTTAAGAAATCTGAATTTTTTGTCAAACGTTGGGATCCAAAAACGGAAGATCTTTGTTCAGAAGGTATGGTAGTATGTAGTGCAATATAAATAATACATCAGAAGTGTTCAGTTACTGATAAAGTTTAATCTTTCACATAAAGATGTGGAAAAAGAAATAGTCGAAAGGTTGAAGAATAACTTGAGAGAATTAGATAGATCTTTAGGATGTTATCCTTATGATATATGGAAGCAATGGAAAgaattaacaaatcatattacaccttctctTGTAGAGCGCTGTACACCTATATGTGGGTATGTTGGATGATTTTATAAATTGTAGTATAATTTCTAAATATGTAAACCACTATTTCCATCATAAttttatttgtatgtttcagcTTTGTAAGATCAGCTTTAGAATTAGAACATTGCACTGATGCTGCAAGGCCAAGAGGCGGTGAATCAAATCCAAAGAAGACAAGGAGAAGCGGAATTACtgtagaagaaaaagaagacgaGCTACTTCCTGATATGAAACCTAAGCCAGGTACAGAGCTTAGACTTTCAAAGATACCAGACAAACAGTATCCAGATGGAGCATCACCAACAGAAGTTACAAAATATTCTCTCGATTCAAGTTATGCTTTAGACACCTTTATTAATAAGTTAGCACTGTAAGCaattaattgaatatttgaTTTACATTTGCAAGAAATTCGTCTGTTTCTGACAATAACTTCATATTCTAGTCCTATAGAGATAATCGGTGAGGTGCAACTAGCCTTTGTCTGTTTTTTGGTTGGACAAAGCCTTGATGCCTTTGAACATTGGAAGAAACTCGTCTCTCTCATTTGCGGTGCAGATTGCGCGATATCACAGCGTCATTCCATTTACATTGAGTTTATGAAGGCATTAGAGACTCAATTGATGCACGTTCCCGAGGATGTACTTTGCGATATTGTAgccaataataattttatttatcagAGTCTACGCAAATTGTTTGCGAACATTGAACTCAACCCTAAGTTAGACGGACGCTTGAAATCTTATGCGACAAGATTTGGCGAACGTTTAACTACGAAATTCTTCTGGGATTTCTCCAATTTACAGGAGGAGACCGAAGATGATGCACCTGTTATCGTTTCATTAGATTAGGTTTGTATATGTtagtgtatacatcgtataaaTACTTTTATAAACTGTATAATAAAAAGTACTCAATATTTATACATGCAAATACTTTTATACGTAAGAGTAGGAATTAGTAAAGAACCCTGATAATACAACTGTGACAAAGTTTTGTTGTCgagatgtatatttcaatagttctattgtaatttcttgtaaatttcccgctttagaggtaagagagagaaagacatatagaaagctataggaaagagtgagacagatgatacagaCCCTACTATGGAACCCGTGgaaccatctctgtgaaaactgctcgcacagcattatcgacagcgaagtaaactactaaaACACCAGCGCCATCTCTacggaaagtactgaaactaatgctcGACTAGTTTCAGCGTCTCACcaggagatggcgctagtagttcttgagtagttcggTAGGAATCAGTAAAGAAAAGTTTCGTTTTATTTAGAACTAATTTTATTCAGAAATTAAATtgattatatcatttcatgtacGTGTGTATTGAAGTATCGGCTTAGAGTATGCCCATATTTATGTGATAATTCAAAATAATTAACAGAATGTTTTATACATAATCCTCAATGAATTTGGTCCAGATTCGCAAAAAAAGGGATGAATTGGGTGAGGTGATCTTGTTTGAGGAAGATGTACAGGTCCATGATTACTTGATTCCGTTTAGCGACGAGCATTCTGAAAAAAATTAGGATcagatttaattaatttttcccACTACTTATTGCCATAATACAGTTAATCgatatttaatatattcttaCTGGTACAGGCGGTCTGTGGGGAGGATAATACGGAGGCCCGTTAACAGGTTCCGGTTCAGCTTCACGACGAAGACGCTGAGAACGAATAAAATACAATTTAATTTCCTCATCCTTAATGTATCTACTTTGAtgtaattcaaataaattaaacacTCACTGGATGAGGTGGTCTTGGTGGTGGAACATATACAGGTCGATTGGAAGCGGGGTCAGCTTCCGGTTCAGCTTCGCGGCGAAGACGCTGAAAAATGAAATTATCGTTTAAAGAAAAGATCTGTAATTGTTGATATTACTATTACATTGCAATTCATGTTGAATAAATACTCACTGGATGAGGCGGTCTTGGGGGAGGAATATATACAGGTCGGTTAGGTTTAGCTGGTTCAGCTTCACGACGAAGACGCTGAAAGTAATATAATTATCGTTTAAAGAAGAATTCGATAATTATTAATACTTCTGTTATGTTAGAATTCATATTGATGGAATACTCACTGGATGAGGTGGTCTTGGTGGTGGAACATATACAGGTCGATTGGAAGCGGGGTCAGCTTCTGGTTCAGCTTCGCGGCGAAGACGCTGAGAGAAATGAAATTATCGTTTAAAGAGAAGTTCAATAATTATTAAAACTTTTATTATGTTATAATTCTTATTGAGTGAATACTCACTGGATGAGGTGGCCTAGGTGGAGGAATATATACAGGTCGGTTAGGTTTAGCTGGTTCAGCTTCACGACGAAGACGCTGAAAGAAATATAATTGTCGTTTAAAGAAAAGTTCGATAATTATTCAAACTTTTATTATGTTATAATTCGTATTGAATTAATACTCACTGGATGAGGTGGCCTAGGTGGTGGAATATATACAGGTCGGTTAGGTTTAGCCGGTTCCGCTTCACGACGAAAACgctaaaataaaagaaaaataatttatatatgATGATACAGATTTTCTTTAGTCTTTAATCTTACCTCAATTTCTACTTCAGAGAGATCTTCAGTAGCCTCTCCAAATGCCGCTGCCACGAAGGCAAAAGCCAAAATTGCTAAGACAATAAGGCTCTTCATGATTATCTGCAtgaaaaaaatgtattatttaATAGTTAGGTGATGAATTCTTAGTAAAGTAATTAATAGATAACCAGATAAAAATCTAAGTTTTCCTTGTCACTAAAGAAAGTTGTAATGTGttgtttatatcttaccagtagTTGTTCGCCACTGATTGGTTCTATGCACGAAGAGACACTGATGTCAAATGCAGCCAGTTCGGCCGTATTTATACGGATGGCTAAACGTGTCAATCTCCTCTGGCGTGAAAGTTCAAGGCTCTGCGGTAGTTGTTTGGGAATCACCGTTCGCGCGACATACATGTACTGATAACAagaatctttttttttctctagatTTATTTGTTTTGCTGACCAAGCTGCAGTAATTGCAGTTTTTAGATTTACATATCGGTTATTCATAAGTCATGTTTCATGGCATCATCTTCTTTTTTAAAGATTCGGGAATTACCCTTTGTCTCGCAGAATTTCGTACTTCTTCTTGgtttctatatatatacatatttatttattgaatttgttttatatttgccattttatttgtacattatttcgaagtgcgTATGTATTATGAAAGTAACGGGTCGTCCGGGAATCACCGCCAATGCAGACGCTGAAATGTAAACAGCAGATTTTCCTTATTGAACCCTGGACGTGCGTAGACAGAATTCTTGAACTAAAGATTTACTTTTACTTATGTTACAATTGCAGTAATTTTTATATGTGTACTATCAGACATAAAAGTTATTTGTCCAAAAGTTATGTAATTAGActgaaattatattaaattgtatATTTGTTCTGTTTCAGTGACAAAAATAAATGTTTCCGCCCGGGATCGAACCGGGGACCTTCCGCGTGTTAGGCGGATGTGATAACCACTACACCACGGAAACGACATGGTATGTAGCTTTATACAATTCGTtctagtattattttatttactctgataatatatttctttattttttgccTTTTATCTTATTTTTCGTCATTTAATTACACTATTAAAGAATGAAACTACGAAGGCGTAGAATATCAATTGATTTCCATCAAGGAAATGAGATCAAAGCAGAGACAGCGTTATTTCTGAACAACTTGTATTTTATACAAATCACAGTAATTACAAAAcaatgaaacgaatgtaaaacacATTCTTATTTGGTAACAGGCTGCGCGTTAGCTTCGAGAGCTCGTTTCTCTTCCGTCAACAACGAAACCTTCTCCTCGTACTTCTCTCGTAGATCTCGAAACAGACAGAGCTGCGTCTCGTATTCCTTTTTCAAATCCGCGTTCAATTTAACCGCTGCGTCCATTTTGTTGATCATCGTGTTGTACCGTTCTCGTTCCTCGTTAATTCGAACTTCCATGTCGTCAACCTCCGCCTACGCCATTATATAAATATCCAATAACTCGTAAAACAATTTGTGATAGTATCGAGTGTGAGGGGGTTACCTGCAGATGCTTCACTTCCATATTGCGAATCTGCAGTAGGCTTCTGGTGAGAGACTCCACTTCCTTCAGCGAAGCCACCTGACTGTTCAATGCGTTTATCTGTTTCTCCTGATTAGCAACTACGCGAATTCGATCTTCTAATTGCAACGAGGTCTGAATCAGTTTACCCCTCAGCTGGTCTACCATGCGACGAAGTATGACCTCGTTACCCTCACCCTTCAGCAGGGCATCGTAAAACGATTGCAACTCGGCCAGTTTTTTCTCGGTGCTTTCTAACTTCTTTTGATAAGAGTCTCGTTCGTCAGACGCTTTCTGGAAACGAAAAAGGTAACTGGTCGTTCGGAAAATTTCATTTGATTTAGTTCCTTTTGTATAACTAACATAATTCGAACGAATATACGTTTCGAAGACTGATACTTCTGAAGTTGCGGTTCTGACATTGGTCAATCTTACCTGAACTTCCTCTTTTAACTTCGATAACGTATGATCGCTCTCGTTCTGATTATTCTCTGCAAGTGATTTGTCGTTTTTTGATGGAGTTTGTTCGAGTACAGGAGTACTAGTTGCGATTCCCTCATTCAATTTTTGAGTAACAGCG
The sequence above is a segment of the Xylocopa sonorina isolate GNS202 chromosome 7, iyXylSono1_principal, whole genome shotgun sequence genome. Coding sequences within it:
- the Apid1 gene encoding apidaecin 1 — encoded protein: MYVARTVIPKQLPQSLELSRQRRLTRLAIRINTAELAAFDISVSSCIEPISGEQLLIIMKSLIVLAILAFAFVAAAFGEATEDLSEVEIERLRREAEPAKPNRPVYIPPPRPPHPRLRREAEPEADPASNRPVYVPPPRPPHPRLRREAEPAKPNRPVYIPPPRPPHPRLRREAEPEADPASNRPVYVPPPRPPHPRLRREAEPEPVNGPPYYPPHRPPVPVRIY
- the LOC143425271 gene encoding uncharacterized protein LOC143425271, which translates into the protein MSENETLKSASDPNCNPSETSKCNQDDNAINVSTNGTENPVASIENENVPVQDTECKISQCTRDETIEIPTKEINTTVAEITKDVNAIEAATQQSEKQEDSVITEVKENGQSPNVPEIEQQTSIGAGDTCLVPRRDENAVTQKLNEGIATSTPVLEQTPSKNDKSLAENNQNESDHTLSKLKEEVQKASDERDSYQKKLESTEKKLAELQSFYDALLKGEGNEVILRRMVDQLRGKLIQTSLQLEDRIRVVANQEKQINALNSQVASLKEVESLTRSLLQIRNMEVKHLQAEVDDMEVRINEERERYNTMINKMDAAVKLNADLKKEYETQLCLFRDLREKYEEKVSLLTEEKRALEANAQPVTK
- the LOC143425037 gene encoding protein AAR2 homolog; translation: MGSEGVEMDQSLAKRLLVEGATLVILNVPCGTEFGIDLKSWNAADKFKGIKMIPPGFHYVHYSAVDEFGETAPKIGFFHTFKKSEFFVKRWDPKTEDLCSEDVEKEIVERLKNNLRELDRSLGCYPYDIWKQWKELTNHITPSLVERCTPICGFVRSALELEHCTDAARPRGGESNPKKTRRSGITVEEKEDELLPDMKPKPGTELRLSKIPDKQYPDGASPTEVTKYSLDSSYALDTFINKLALPIEIIGEVQLAFVCFLVGQSLDAFEHWKKLVSLICGADCAISQRHSIYIEFMKALETQLMHVPEDVLCDIVANNNFIYQSLRKLFANIELNPKLDGRLKSYATRFGERLTTKFFWDFSNLQEETEDDAPVIVSLD